The Mesorhizobium sp. INR15 region CTGGATTTCGTGCATGACCAGTTCGCCTGCGGCCGCAGGTTTCGCGTGCTCAACATCGTCGACGACGTGACACGCGAATGCCTGGCGGCGATCCCGGACACCTCGATCTCCGGCCGTCGGGTTGCGCGTGAACTGACGGAACTGATCACCCAGCGCGGCAAGCCGGGCATGATCGTCTCCGACCACGGCACCGAGTTCACCTCGAACGCCATCCTCGCTTGGTCGAAGGATCACAGAATCGAATGGCACTACATCGCGCCGGGCAAGCCGATGCAGAATGGCTATGTCGAGAGTTTCAACGGCCGGATGCGCGATGAGCTGTTGAACGAGAGCCTGTTCTTCGGTCTCGACCACGCCCGCAGCGCCATCGCCGAATGGAGGGAGGACTTCAACACCGCGAGGCCGCATTCCTCGCTCGGCTACCAGACCCCGGCAGCCTATGCCGAGGTCATCACCGCAACCGGCTCCGACGCTGTGCTGATGGAAGGCTCCGCGCCTCCGCCGGTTGCTCAACCCGCGCCACATGGCGTAACAAAAACGGTCGAGACTCTAATCGCAGCTGGATGACAGGTCAGGGGCAGGTCACGGGCGATTTCGCATATCAGGACGATTTGTCGGCCTTCGATGCACTGGCGCGATCCAGTGCCGCAGTCGCCGTCACGTTCCAATCGCCGGGCGGCAATATTCAAAAAGCGATCGATCTTGGACGGCTTATTCGCAGACTAGGCCTCGGCACGATCCAGTTTCGGGCTGTTGAATGTGCTTCGGCCTGCTCACTGGCGTTCCTCGGGGGCGTCCTGCGATTTGCGGAGCCAGGGTCCATTGGCGTTCATAAGTCATCATTTAGCGGGGATTTGGCGCTAAACACCGAGGACGCCGTATCTGGCATCCAACAGATGACCGCCGACACCATAACCTATATGATCGAAATGGGCGTAGACCCAGCACTGCTCCAGCTTTCCCTCCAATATGACAGCGACGACATACGGTATCTCTCCAAGAGCGAGATGGAGCGATACAGGGTCGTCACGCCGGCGCCTGGAGCGGCTGGCCAACAGGCTGCCGATCAAACACCATCTCCGCCCGCATCGCCTCAAGCGCCGTCCCCGCCACAAGTCGCATCTTCGTCGCCGTCACCCGACAATCCATCACTTGCCATTCCTGCAGCTCACTCCGGCCGCATCGGTCATCGGAAGGGGTCCGCTCCCATTAAGGCACAGCCGGATGGAAAGTCGGCAAGTATAGCAGTGCTGAGAAACGGGAGCGCCGTCGCCATTCTCGGAAACAGCGGTCGCTGGTATCGAGTCCAGTCGGGAAATCAGGTCGGTTATATGCACGATACCTGGGTCCACGTTGACCAGTACGACAGCGGGCCTTTTGGCCAGTTCCATGTCCAGGTCAAAAGTTTCGACAATCTCGCCGAAGCCGAATCTTACGTTCGCTCGGCACCTGTACCACTCTCGGCATACCTCGTTACCAACGGCTGGTTCGCAATCACCCTTAGAGACACTTTTGCAGAGCCAATGGCAAAAAGCCTCGCCGACGAAATGAAAGCTAGAGGTGCCATCCCGACTGACGCGTACTCGACCAACGGCAACACCTATGTTCGCAAGGTCTGCTGTAACCAGGTGCCCTGAAGTATTGGCGATTCGATCGATTAGCCGAACGAAAACGTGAAGGGCTTGCCGCCAAGTGTTCCTGAGCCTGTCCCGCGAGTGCCCGTCGAGACGAACGTGAAGGGTCCGCTCTTGCCGTCACTGCATGTGAACGTGCCGCTACCCTCGCGGTTGGTCGTATAGACGAAGTCACCTTTGCAAGTGCGGCCCCGATTACTCACAATCGATAGCGTTCCAGCTCCGTCGATTTGACCCGTTGCAGACCCAGTGAAGGTCTCGGACCCATCGCCTGATTGGCCCTTTACAGGAAGTGTCATCGCACAACCGCTAATTGTCAGCATCGCCGCCATAGCTACGCAGGCATTCCGCATAAATTTGTCCCCCCAGAATTCGCAGGGACCTTTGCACCGAAACAATAGGCACGCAACTCACCGTTGCCGCCGAGGTATAATTGCCCCCAGCAAAACCTTTTTGGCGCACCGGAATGGTGACCGGGCAAAAGCTATATTCTAATAACGGAATGATATCCGATAGTTGTTGAGACGTAGATAGAATGGCGGCGAGAGCGGGATTCGAACTGACTTAAAGGAGGGCTATAGCGTAGACGTAGTTCTCATCATCACCCGGCGCGGCGCGCCATTTTTATACTGCAAAAACAGTTGGTTAGCAAGGCCTTGTTTCTCTGCGACGAGGTCGGGGAACACGTGGCGGAAGCACCACGGAAGCAGTCGACAGGATGTTCGGGCTAGCTATAGGCCGGGCGCTATCCATTCAGGCGCCGGCTTTCCGTCAAACAAACCAGCGATCTCGGCGAGAGCTAAGCGTATGGCGGTGACGATGCTTTTTCACAACGGCCAGTTTCAACATGCCCACGTTAGAAAACTTGGCACCGTGCCAAGCTTTGGACAGCCTAGCGAGATTATAAAGCGGATTCGTTCGGCAGAGCATCCTCGTCCGCAAGCGCCCTAACGAGCTTACAAGCATCCTGCCAATAACGCGCTGCATCAGCCCGTGTCGAGACGTGGTCCGGCCGATAAGGAGGCAATTCGCCCGCAACGGCTTTGAGGTCGCGTAGCACCGAAGCAATATGCGGCCACGGGAAGTCAGTGGGGTCACCGATATCTCGATCTGCGCCGACGATCATCTCCAACTTGGCTATGACACCAGCGAGCGACGAAGCCGCCGCCTGGGGGATAATATCTTGAAGCTTTAGAGTTTCGGTCATCGCTAAGACCTCGGCCTCCCGCGCAATCGCATATCAGCAGCGATCGTCAAGGGATCTTCTTATGCAGCTCATAGAACTTCACTTCATTCATCCACAGCCCTGCTTTTGGTGGCCTTTGGCGATGGGGCGGAAACTCGGTCTATTGCGAAGGCAATCTACTAAGCGTCGCAGCAATTACCAAGGAAGGAATCGCGTGTCGGCGGTGCCGTGTTAGCCAACATGACGAAACTATCGGGCGATCAGTAAATGAGCAAAGACGCGGCAAGTGGTTCACCCGCGAGACAAAGGTGCCTGAGACCGGCTTTGGCCCGTGAAGGTAGAGGTCGTGCCGGCCAAACTGGCTGATATCCTGACGCGGAAGACCCCACTTTTTTCCGGCGTTCGGTAATGCCGAACAGCCCTGAGACAAACCTTTCGACCTGTCGTTCAATGCGACTGTTATGCGAACCGCGCGGGGTTCTTTGCCGGCACAAGCATTGCGCCAGGCGGCTACGTTCGGGAAGATATCGGGCACAGGTGCCAAGTCACCGGTTCGCCGGTCGAACATCAGGGAGGAAGAAATGGCTGGCCTTCGAATGAGCGCGATGAACGTCGGGCCGCTCAGTTGAGCGACGAATCTGTTGGTCGCTTTTGCGCCCGGCAATGTCGATGTACCGACCACTTCGGTGGTCCTCGAGCATCCCGGGCACGGAGTGGTTCTGTGGGACACAGGGATCAATGAAGCTGTCGCTGACCCCGACCGGGGAGACGATTACCGGGGTCCGGGTCTCCCTCCACCTCTCGCTGCAACGCCCACCACAACGAGCGTTGCTTCCGACGCATCAGGGCTGCTACAGCGTCTGGCGCGGCGCTTACGGCTCGATTGTTAAGGCCATCATGCGGTTGCCTGATGGGCGCTGGAAGTGAACCTTTATGATCACTGGCGGGATCGGGTGACAGGCCACGGCCGATCTGGCAGAGTGACGATATGAGGCCGGGCTGGTCTGTTCTTGTTTACTGCTCGGGAGGGGACTTTGTACGCTGGCGAGTCAGTGCGATTGCATGCCGGAATTTGGTTCAGGCTGTTTCGCGTCGTCGTGGCATTGCTGGGGCTTGCCCTTGTGCTCGACGGCTGCGCCAATCCCAAGGTCATCGAAAGCGCCGTGCCGCAGGCTGCCGCGCCGAAAGTCTCCACACCGAAGCCTGCCAAGCTAGCGGCTGCCTCACCAGCCGCGCCAAAGCCGGCGGCGTCCGTTGTAGCGTTCCAGCAGTCCTGCACCGCGCAATGGAAATCCCGCGGGCATACCACCCAGCCGGCGGCGCAGGCCTTCGCGAAAAACTGCCTTGCGGCGCAGGGCGCGGTGACGCGGATGGTCGATCATAAGACCGTGACGCGCAAGCTGGCTTACCTGATCGATGCCGAAAAGCCGCTGAGCGGTCTCGAGCCTTCCGACATAGGGGTTTTCTGCCCCGGCTATCTTCGCCAGGACCGCGGCGGTCGCGCCGTGTTCTGGCGCACGCTGCTTACCGACCTGGTCAGCGCTGAATCCGTCAACAGCAGCACCGCCGCCTATTGGGAAGAGGACCAAGACCAGTATTCGATCGGCCTGCTTCAATTGTCGCTTTCGGACGAGCAGAGATATCACTGCGGATTCAAGTCGGAGGTCGACGTCACCGATCCTGACCGCAACCTTGCCTGCGGCGTCAAGATCGTGACGATGCTGGTCGTCGCCGACGGAGCCCTGGGAGGCGGCGAGGGCACCGAGATGAAGGGCATCGGCGCCTACTGGCAGAATTTGCGCCGGCCTTCGGGAGTGCGCGGCAAGCTGATCGCCGCCACTCGCTCGATCCCGCAATGCGTGGCCGATCCGAGGAACGCGTAGAGGCGGGCGGCAGCTACTCCGGGCCAGCCGCAAGGTCGGCCGCCAGCGCGATAAACCCGAACGCGGCCCCTGCCCCACATACCGCATTCAGCCACCCCAGGCCAGGCAATGCCGGCAGGCAGCCAGCCGATCGCGCCGCCGAAGAAGAAGATGCCGAAGAACTGCCCGTTGATGCGGCCGCGCGCCTTTGGCCGCAGCAGTTTGGCGGCCCGGCGGCCCAGCGTCTGGTCGCCACTGACGCCTATATCGAGCAGCACGGCGCTGACGCTCATGAAAATGAGCGGCAGCTGTGCGGCGCCGGCGGCCGCGCCGGCCATGGGGCGAAGCCGAGCGCCGCGATCAGCACGAGATGGTAGAGGACCGTGGCCGACGCGTAAAACCGCGTTCGCCGGCGCGGCCGAAGATCGGCGTCACCGCCGCACCCCGGGGGCAACCAGACCGAACAGCGCAATGCCTTCTTGCCGAGATCAAAGGGCCAGGCCGAGAGGCGCAGCGCCAGCGCCGTCCCGAACACGCTAAAGGCCACCATTACCGGGCTCGCCGTGAAGGCGCGGCGGCTCAGCTTCAGCTCCTGACCCAGAAGTCCGATCAGCGAGGCAATGAGCTTCGAATAGCTCGCACGCGCCGGCGGCCGCCGCCTTGGCGGCGTCAGGCCGAGCAAGATAGCAAGTAGCGCCAGTGCCGTGGCGCTGATGCCGTAGAAGGCGCGCCAGCCGAAAGTCGGCGACGAGGCTGGCGATCGAACGCGAGAGCGGGATGTCGATCATCAGCTCGATGACGTGGCCGATGACGCGCCCTTTCTGTCGCGGCGCGCCGTCGGCGGCGACCGGTACCAGCACATGGATGCAGGAACAGGCGGCGCTTGTCGGCGACAAGCCGGTCAAACAGCGCTTCAAGCCGCTTTCGCTCGACGATGCAGGAGGCGACCACAGTCACCGCCGGAGCTTTCCTCGATGAAGTCGTCTCCTATAAAAATCCACACCGTGCTCGACAACGGCATCCAATTCGCCGACCTGCCCAAGAACCGGGATGGCCCGAACCGCGCGCTGGCGCGGCCACCCCGTCGACCGAACCTGCTGGAGGCACGGCATCGATCACCGTTTCACCAAGCCCAACCACCCATCGAGCAACGGCCAGGTCGAACGGATGAACCGGACCCTGAAGGAGGCCAACGTCCGGCAATATCACTATGAGACCCACGGACAACTTGAAAATCACCTTGCCGCCTTCGTCGAAGGATACAACTTTGCCACGCGGCTCAAGACCCTTCATGGCCTTACACCTTAAGAAGCTATCTGCACGGCGTGTGCCAACGGCCAGATCGCTTCCCATCGATGCGGTCCACTTGACCTTGAGACTGAACACCTAGTGTCTCAAGGGATGTTAGTGTCGTTGCGCCGTTCCCCAATGAGACTGCAAGATATGAGCCCCCGACGGTGTTCGACTCTCCGATGATCACCGAGCCGTCGCTGCTAACTGCACTGGCAGAGCTGCATTTCCGCCGAGTGTCCCGATCGACAGGCGATGTCGCGCCATTCTTCCAGGATGTCGCGTGATAGGGACCGTTCATGTCGCTGGACAGGCCTGCGATAATCATGCCGTCGGCACTGACTTGCCGGGGCGTCACTGTAGTCGTAGCCGGCCAGCACTTCCAAATCGGTTGGCGTGGTAGCGCCGTTGCGCCACGCTAGCGCAGCGCCGTCAGTGTCGTCCGGGGAGACGTCGGCGCCCGATTCCAGGCTGGTCAGTGAATGCTCTACGCTTTAACTACTCGGTCGCAGACGATGCCGTTGCGCTGCATGGCGTTGCGCGTGTCGATGATCAGCCGCGAATGATTCGCGAGCAGCCCATAATCGACTCCGTCGTGGTCGGTGACGATGACGACCGCGTCATAGGCCGCGATTGAGTCGCGGTTGAGGCGGATGCAATCCTTGCCGGCCAGCGTCGGGTGCTTGCGGGTCTTCGGTATGCGCGCGACGTGAGGGTCGTGATAGGCAATGTCCGCGGCCCTCGTTTCG contains the following coding sequences:
- a CDS encoding IS3 family transposase codes for the protein MARASVKKMVGPAAKREAVAHLQAVMGLSERRACSFVGADRKMIRYRSRRPPETELRGRLRDLANERRRFGYRRLFILLRREGEASGVNRIYRLYREEGLTVRKRRARRRAVGTRAPILVEAKPNARWSLDFVHDQFACGRRFRVLNIVDDVTRECLAAIPDTSISGRRVARELTELITQRGKPGMIVSDHGTEFTSNAILAWSKDHRIEWHYIAPGKPMQNGYVESFNGRMRDELLNESLFFGLDHARSAIAEWREDFNTARPHSSLGYQTPAAYAEVITATGSDAVLMEGSAPPPVAQPAPHGVTKTVETLIAAG
- a CDS encoding SH3 domain-containing protein, whose product is MTGQGQVTGDFAYQDDLSAFDALARSSAAVAVTFQSPGGNIQKAIDLGRLIRRLGLGTIQFRAVECASACSLAFLGGVLRFAEPGSIGVHKSSFSGDLALNTEDAVSGIQQMTADTITYMIEMGVDPALLQLSLQYDSDDIRYLSKSEMERYRVVTPAPGAAGQQAADQTPSPPASPQAPSPPQVASSSPSPDNPSLAIPAAHSGRIGHRKGSAPIKAQPDGKSASIAVLRNGSAVAILGNSGRWYRVQSGNQVGYMHDTWVHVDQYDSGPFGQFHVQVKSFDNLAEAESYVRSAPVPLSAYLVTNGWFAITLRDTFAEPMAKSLADEMKARGAIPTDAYSTNGNTYVRKVCCNQVP